From Bacteroidales bacterium, one genomic window encodes:
- the pyrE gene encoding orotate phosphoribosyltransferase: MDNVEKTIAKQLLEIKAVKLDVEHPFTWASGWKSPIYCDNRKMLSYPSERKVVCNSFVKVINDNFKDVDVIAGVATGAIAYGMMVAEALDKPFIYVRPKPKDHGTKSQIEGEIEKNQKVVVVEDLISTGQSSLSAVTALHQAGAIVLGMVAIFSYNFDTARRSFENADVELHTLCQYDSLLEEAVAEKYIKKSDLEVLKQWRISPSTWGVQK; the protein is encoded by the coding sequence ATGGATAACGTAGAAAAGACCATAGCAAAGCAGCTGCTGGAAATTAAGGCTGTCAAATTAGATGTTGAGCACCCGTTTACATGGGCATCCGGATGGAAATCACCAATATACTGCGATAATAGAAAAATGCTTTCTTATCCTTCTGAGAGGAAGGTCGTTTGTAATTCTTTTGTGAAAGTCATCAACGATAACTTTAAAGATGTGGATGTTATAGCCGGAGTTGCTACAGGTGCAATTGCCTATGGAATGATGGTGGCTGAGGCTCTTGATAAGCCGTTTATCTATGTGCGTCCTAAACCAAAAGATCATGGCACAAAATCTCAAATAGAGGGTGAAATAGAGAAGAATCAGAAGGTTGTAGTTGTAGAGGATTTGATTTCTACGGGGCAGAGCAGCCTTTCTGCCGTCACCGCTTTGCATCAGGCCGGCGCAATTGTGCTTGGCATGGTTGCCATTTTCTCTTACAATTTTGATACAGCGCGCCGCTCTTTTGAGAATGCCGATGTAGAACTTCATACTCTTTGCCAATATGACTCATTATTGGAAGAGGCTGTAGCTGAGAAGTATATAAAGAAGTCAGATTTGGAAGTTCTTAAGCAGTGGAGAATAAGTCCTTCCACCTGGGGTGTTCAGAAGTAA
- a CDS encoding NUDIX domain-containing protein — translation MYNIFFNNRILTICTPKEEAANDINAILFHPSENFDFSTIPDIMEKNEKFNHFIIPTDKANQEATFNKIFSKMTHVNAAGGLVTNKKGECLMIFRRGVWDLPKGWQEKGEDIKKTATREVEEETGIKAKRGNLLCITHHTYHMGKKFIIKHTSWYAMSYDGKSTPAPQTEEEITECSWIKRSKIKECLKNSYLSIAEVFKSAGKI, via the coding sequence ATGTACAATATCTTCTTCAATAATAGAATTTTAACAATTTGCACTCCAAAGGAAGAGGCGGCAAATGACATCAACGCAATTTTATTCCACCCCTCTGAAAATTTTGATTTTTCAACCATTCCGGACATAATGGAGAAGAATGAAAAATTCAATCATTTTATCATCCCGACAGATAAAGCTAATCAGGAAGCCACCTTCAACAAAATCTTTTCAAAAATGACACATGTAAATGCCGCAGGAGGCCTTGTAACCAACAAGAAGGGAGAGTGTCTGATGATATTCCGCCGCGGAGTCTGGGATTTGCCAAAGGGATGGCAGGAGAAGGGAGAAGATATCAAGAAGACCGCAACAAGGGAAGTAGAGGAGGAGACCGGAATTAAAGCAAAGCGCGGAAATCTTTTGTGCATTACCCATCATACATACCACATGGGCAAGAAATTTATCATTAAGCATACCAGCTGGTATGCAATGAGTTATGACGGCAAATCAACACCGGCCCCTCAGACAGAAGAGGAAATAACAGAGTGCAGCTGGATTAAGAGAAGCAAAATAAAAGAGTGCCTGAAGAACTCCTATCTGTCAATAGCAGAAGTATTTAAATCTGCAGGAAAAATTTAA